The genomic DNA CAGCGGACGCCGGTTACAACGTTCTTTTCGTCCACTTCCACATTCAGGCGCTCGCCCACGAATTCCATCGTGGTCATGTCGCCGGGACGCAGCACGCGGAGGTCACGCGCGGCCGCATCCTGCTGGGCCTGGCCACCGAGTTCATCGGTGAACGGCTGGCCGACCAGGCTCTGCACCTGGGTGGCATCACAGTTGCCGACAGGCGGCGCTTCGGTCGCCTTGCCGGTTTCATCGGTGGGCGCGGTCGCGCTTTCGGCGGCTTGTTGCGCCTGGGCGGTGACGGCGTCCTGTTCGTCCATCGGCGGCGCCGAGCAGGCGGCCAGGAACAGCGTAGCGGGGAGCAGGATCAGGAAGGGGCGAGAGAACTGCAGGAACGACATGCGGACTCCATAAGCGTACGGGGTGACGAATACGTGAGCATACCGGCTGGTGGCCGCTGACGTGTTCGTGTTGCGTTATTGACGCGGCCTCGCACTCGCCCCCGCCACACTGCCCGCCATGAGCCAGACGCCCGTAACCCCTGAAAAAACCGCCGCCCGTGCCGCCGGCCTGCGTTATGTGGATGACAGCCAGCCCGGCTTCCGGCGTCGCCGTGCCGGCAAGGGATTCGCCTACCGCGATGCCGATGGCCAGGCTGTGCGCGACGCGGAGACCTTGGCCCGCATCCGCTCGCTGGCGGTGCCGCCGGCCTATACCGATGTGTGGATATGCAGCTGGCCCAACGGCCACTTGCAGGCAACCGGCCGCGATGCCCGGGGTCGCAAGCAATACCGCTATCACGCCGAGTGGGCGCGGGTTCGCGGGGCGGGCAAGTTCGATCGCACCATCGCCTTCGGTGAGGCGTTGCCGAAACTGCGTCGGCGGCTGGCACAGGATCTGCGGCGCAGCGGCTTCCCGCGGGAGAAAGTGCTGGCCATTGTCGTGGCGCTGTTGGCCGACACGCTGGTGCGCGTGGGCAACGAAACCTATGCGCGGGAGAACAAATCCTTCGGCCTGACCACCCTGCGCAATCGTCACCTGGCGCTGGTGTCCGGAGGCCGGGTACAGATGCGTTTCCGTGGCAAATCCGGCCAGCATCACGAGGTGGAGATCGGCGACAAACAACTGGCCAAACAGGTGCGGCGGATCCAGCAGCTGCCCGGCCAGGCGCTGTTCCAGTATCGCGACGACGACGGCACCGTGCAGCCGGTGGACTCCGGTGAAGTGAACGACTACCTGCGCGAGGTGATGGGCGAAGAGTTCACCGCCAAGGATTTCCGCACCTGGGGTGGCACCGTCGAAGCCCTCCGCGTGTTCGCCGTAACGGAGCTGCCGGAGCCGGCCAGCAAGACGGCGCTGGCCGCCGCCCAACGCGAGGTGGTGTGCAAAGTAGCGGACCTGTTGGGGAACACGCCCGCGGTGTGCCGCAAGGCGTACATCGATCCCAGCGTGTTCGACGGCTGGGAGCGCGGTGAGCTGACTGCGCTGGCCGGGTTGCGTGGGCCGCGGCAGTGGGAGCAGGCGACCCTGCGCTACCTGCGCAGGGCACGCCGGGTCAGCAAGAAACTCAGCCGCAGTAAATAGCGGTGATGTTGTTGGTGCGGCCGGTTTCGATGGTCAGCCGGTCGCCGCCCTGATGGGCCGCACCGGCCGCCGGATCCGCACTGCCACTGGCGGTCGGGCCGCTGCGCTCAAGGGTGCCGCGCAGCACCTGCACCTGCAGGCTGTCACTGTCCACGCGGGCGCGTTCTACGGTGGCCGCTGAGGCCGCCAGCCCAACCGCGCCCTGCACCTTGTCCAGATGGCACTGGCCGGAAATCACGCCGTCGATGGGCTGGACCTGGGCCAGTGGCGTGCTGCTGCAGGCGGCCAGGGAAACGGCCATCGCGGCCACGCTCAGATAACGGATCATCGGTGCAGCTCCAGTGTCGTTGAGGTGCCTAGCGTGCCGTGTCGCGCGTGGTGCCAGGATGAACGCCTGCACACGGTGGGCACGTTGCATTCACTGGCAGTGGAAGGCGGGATGTCCACACTGGCTGCACGTTCCTGACGTGCCGCTTCACCGGTAGCGCGGCGCAATGCCCCGCGGTTCTCATGCGGCACGTGCTGGTAAATCCGTGTCGAAAGGAGATCTCATGGCAACCGCCAAGACCACCACCACGAAGAAAGCTCCCGCCCGAAAGAAAGCCTCCCCGAAGGTCCGCAAGGGCACCCGCGCCACCGCAGCCGCCCCTGCCGAAACCGCCGTACGCAAGCGGGTAGTCAAGACCGCCACCCGCAAGACAGCCGCCACCGACGAGCGCGGCGCCCGCGTTGCTGCACGTCAGCGCCGTCTGCAGGATCAGGAAAAGGCAAAAGACGTTCGCGCCAGCAAGAAGGCCGCCAAGAAGAAAGTCACTCAGGCCGGTGCACGCAAGCAGCCGACCAAGATGCCCGCCCAGACCATCGCCAAGCCCGGCAACGAGCATGAGCTTTCCCTGTCGCCACGCTTCCTCGCCCCGGATTACGTCGGCAGCGGCAAGCTGAAGGGACTGCGCGCGATCGTGACCGGCGGTGACTCCGGCATCGGCCGAGCAGTGGCGGTGTTGTATGCCCGCGAGGGGGCCGACGTCGCCGTACTGCACCTCGATGAGCACGAAGATGCCGACGTCACCCGTCAGCATGTCGAACAGGAAGGGGGACGCTGCATTGTCATTGCCGGTGACGTGCGCGATCCGAAGTTCTGCAACCGCGCAGTGAAACAGGTCGCCAAGGCGTTCGGTGGTATCGACATCCTGGTCAACAACGCCGCGTTCCAGCTGCATTGCCATCGCCTCGAAGACCTGGACGACGCGCACCTGCAGGAAACGCTGCAGACCAATATCGGTGGCTACATCCAGATGGCGCGAGCGGTGCTGCCGCATCTGGGTGAAGGATCGAGCATCGTCAACTCGGGCTCTGAAACGGGCCTGTTCGGCAGCAAATCGCTGATCGATTACTCGGCGACCAAGGGCGCGATCCACGCCTTCACCAAGGCGCTGGCCAGCCAGCTGTTGCCACGTGGCATCCGGGTCAACTGCGTTGCACCGGGTCCGGTATGGACCCCATTGAACCCGGCCGACAAAGAAGCGCCGGATGTTGGTGAGTTTGGCCAGAACAGCGACATGGGCCGCGCCGCGCAGCCGGAAGAGTTGTCGCCCGCGTACGTCTTCCTTGCCGCTCCCAGCTGCTCCAGCTATATCAGCGGCGTGGTGTTGCCGGTAATGGGCGGCCCGCACGGCTGACCGCGACAGGCACCGTCGGCTTCCTCTCGCCGCTGAGAGGGCGCTGACGCCAACACGCCAGAGTGTGCCCCTGGTCAACCCCACCCCCTGCGCCGCGTCGCTAGCGTGAAGCTCCGGCTTCAGGGGGGTGGAGGTTTGACGCATGACCGAGATCAACATCAGTGCCGCTGCGGATGACGTAGTGGCGCTTCTGCGTTAGCAGCGTGCACGGGAGGCCGCCGCGCAGCTGCAGACACTGCGGGAGGCGCAGACGCTCGTCGTGCAGGAAGCGCTGGAGCGCTATGTCGCGGTGCGTGCGGCGCCGGAGCTTGAGGTGCTGGGGCGAACTGGAGGCATTGTAGAAGCTGACAGGGCGACCGTCGTACCGATGCTGGAGCGGTTGCAAGTGGCGTCGCGACCGCCGCGGATGCCGGCGTCTACTGAGACTGCGGCGTTGAGCCAAGCCCAGCAGCATGATGTATATGGAAGCATGGTGGCGCTACGTGGGAACGTTTCCGCGCAGGAAGCGATGGCGACGCAGGATCGGGTGATCCTCGGGTTGCGGAAGGAGACCCGCACGACCGTAAAGAGAGGTCAAGGTGACTACGATGATCGCATCGTGGTGCTGTGGCGCGACGCGGAGGGACAGGACATGTGCGGGAGTTCCTCGAAACTACCACCGAGCCGTCCGCTCAA from Stenotrophomonas sp. 169 includes the following:
- a CDS encoding I78 family peptidase inhibitor; amino-acid sequence: MSFLQFSRPFLILLPATLFLAACSAPPMDEQDAVTAQAQQAAESATAPTDETGKATEAPPVGNCDATQVQSLVGQPFTDELGGQAQQDAAARDLRVLRPGDMTTMEFVGERLNVEVDEKNVVTGVRCG
- a CDS encoding DNA topoisomerase IB, which codes for MSQTPVTPEKTAARAAGLRYVDDSQPGFRRRRAGKGFAYRDADGQAVRDAETLARIRSLAVPPAYTDVWICSWPNGHLQATGRDARGRKQYRYHAEWARVRGAGKFDRTIAFGEALPKLRRRLAQDLRRSGFPREKVLAIVVALLADTLVRVGNETYARENKSFGLTTLRNRHLALVSGGRVQMRFRGKSGQHHEVEIGDKQLAKQVRRIQQLPGQALFQYRDDDGTVQPVDSGEVNDYLREVMGEEFTAKDFRTWGGTVEALRVFAVTELPEPASKTALAAAQREVVCKVADLLGNTPAVCRKAYIDPSVFDGWERGELTALAGLRGPRQWEQATLRYLRRARRVSKKLSRSK
- a CDS encoding SDR family oxidoreductase, with translation MATAKTTTTKKAPARKKASPKVRKGTRATAAAPAETAVRKRVVKTATRKTAATDERGARVAARQRRLQDQEKAKDVRASKKAAKKKVTQAGARKQPTKMPAQTIAKPGNEHELSLSPRFLAPDYVGSGKLKGLRAIVTGGDSGIGRAVAVLYAREGADVAVLHLDEHEDADVTRQHVEQEGGRCIVIAGDVRDPKFCNRAVKQVAKAFGGIDILVNNAAFQLHCHRLEDLDDAHLQETLQTNIGGYIQMARAVLPHLGEGSSIVNSGSETGLFGSKSLIDYSATKGAIHAFTKALASQLLPRGIRVNCVAPGPVWTPLNPADKEAPDVGEFGQNSDMGRAAQPEELSPAYVFLAAPSCSSYISGVVLPVMGGPHG